Proteins encoded together in one Glandiceps talaboti chromosome 11, keGlaTala1.1, whole genome shotgun sequence window:
- the LOC144442353 gene encoding importin subunit alpha-4-like isoform X1, protein MSVEEGASNALPTRIKNFKHKARDTEEMRRRRNEVTVELRKNKREEHILKRRNVPRVEGNDSDDGEVAMNASLETIVQNAASEQPGVQLSAVQAARKLLSSDRNPPIDDLIESGILPILVHCLQCDDNFGSNLSPSLQFEALWALTNIASGTSSQTQAVVQAGAVPHFLRLLHSPHQHVCEQAVWALGNIIGDGPQCRDYVIELGVVKPLLAFINPSIRLSFLRNVTWVIVNLCRNKDPPPSVDTIQEILPALRVLIHHTDTNILVDTVWALSYLTDGGNEQIQMVIDSEVVPFLVPLLSHQEVKVQTAALRAVGNIVTGTDEQTQVVLNCEVLTHFPALLSHQKEKINKEAVWFLSNITAGNQQQVQAVIDAGLIPQIIHHLSRGDFQTQKEAAWAISNLTISGNWQQVYYCVEQHVLEPFCNLLIVKDMQVVQVVLDGINNILKMAGENAQYIANMIEMCNGLDKIEAAQNHENVEIYKLAYEIIDNYFSTEDDEDTQVAPEITQQGFQFDPNPTIPSDGFKF, encoded by the exons GAAATGAGAAGGCGGAGAAATGAAGTAACAGTTGAACTAAGAAAAAACAAGCGTGAAGaacatattttaaaaagaagaaacGTACCCAGGGTGGAGGGTAATGATTCAGATGATGGAGaagttgctatg AATGCATCTCTGGAAACCATTGTGCAAAATGCAGCCAGTGAGCAGCCAGGAGTACAACTCAGTGCAGTGCAAGCAGCAAGAAAACTTTTATCTAGTGATAGAAACCCACCAATAGATGACCTTATTGAGTCTGGAATTCTTCCCATTTTAGTACATTGTCTCCAATGTGATGATAA TTTCGGTTCGAATCTCAGCCCTTCACTTCAGTTTGAAGCATTGTGGGCATTGACAAACATTGCATCTGGTACATCATCTCAAACTCAAGCAGTAGTCCAAGCTGGTGCCGTTCCACACTTCTTAAGGCTACTACATTCACCACATCAGCATGTCTGTGAACAAGCTGTGTGGGCTCTCGGAAACATTATCG GTGACGGTCCACAATGCCGAGACTATGTCATAGAGCTAGGAGTTGTCAAACCACTACTGGCATTTATTAACCCAAGTATAAGGCTTTCATTTCTTCGGAACGTGACGTGGGTGATAGTCAACCTGTGTCGAAACAAAGATCCACCACCATCAGTTGACACTATTCAAGAGATTCTACCAGCTTTACGTGTGCTTATACATCACACAGATACAAAT ATTCTAGTAGACACCGTGTGGGCATTATCATACCTAACAGACGGTGGTAATGAACAGATTCAGATGGTGATAGATTCTGAAGTTGTACCTTTCCTAGTTCCTTTACTAAGTCACCAAGAAGTTAAAGTTCAG ACAGCAGCGTTGAGGGCTGTAGGTAACATAGTGACGGGAACAGATGAACAAACTCAAGTAGTTCTCAATTGTGAAGTTCTCACACACTTCCCTGCACTATTATCACatcaaaaagaaaaaattaaCAAG GAAGCAGTTTGGTTTTTGTCAAACATCACAGCAGGCAACCAGCAACAAGTACAGGCAGTGATAGATGCAGGGCTGATACCACAAATTATTCACCATCTCAGTAGG ggaGATTTCCAAACACAGAAAGAAGCAGCGTGGGCCATTAGTAACTTAACCATCAGTGGTAACTGGCAGCAAGTCTACTACTGTGTTGAACAACATGTACTTGAaccattttgtaatttattaatTGTCAAAGACATGCAAGTCGTTCAAGTGGTCCTAGATGGTATCAACAATATTCTGAAAATGGCAGGTGAAAATGCACAGTATATTGCCAACATGATTGAAATGTGCAATG GTCTTGATAAGATTGAAGCAGCACAGAACCATGAAAATGTAGAGATTTATAAACTTGCCTATGAAATTATTGACAACTACTTTTCAACAGAG GATGATGAAGACACACAGGTAGCGCCAGAGATTACCCAACAAGGCTTCCAATTTGACCCAAATCCAACCATACCATCAGATGGATTCAAATTCTAA
- the LOC144442353 gene encoding importin subunit alpha-4-like isoform X2 translates to MSVEEGASNALPTRIKNFKHKARDTEEMRRRRNEVTVELRKNKREEHILKRRNVPRVEGNDSDDGEVAMNASLETIVQNAASEQPGVQLSAVQAARKLLSSDRNPPIDDLIESGILPILVHCLQCDDNPSLQFEALWALTNIASGTSSQTQAVVQAGAVPHFLRLLHSPHQHVCEQAVWALGNIIGDGPQCRDYVIELGVVKPLLAFINPSIRLSFLRNVTWVIVNLCRNKDPPPSVDTIQEILPALRVLIHHTDTNILVDTVWALSYLTDGGNEQIQMVIDSEVVPFLVPLLSHQEVKVQTAALRAVGNIVTGTDEQTQVVLNCEVLTHFPALLSHQKEKINKEAVWFLSNITAGNQQQVQAVIDAGLIPQIIHHLSRGDFQTQKEAAWAISNLTISGNWQQVYYCVEQHVLEPFCNLLIVKDMQVVQVVLDGINNILKMAGENAQYIANMIEMCNGLDKIEAAQNHENVEIYKLAYEIIDNYFSTEDDEDTQVAPEITQQGFQFDPNPTIPSDGFKF, encoded by the exons GAAATGAGAAGGCGGAGAAATGAAGTAACAGTTGAACTAAGAAAAAACAAGCGTGAAGaacatattttaaaaagaagaaacGTACCCAGGGTGGAGGGTAATGATTCAGATGATGGAGaagttgctatg AATGCATCTCTGGAAACCATTGTGCAAAATGCAGCCAGTGAGCAGCCAGGAGTACAACTCAGTGCAGTGCAAGCAGCAAGAAAACTTTTATCTAGTGATAGAAACCCACCAATAGATGACCTTATTGAGTCTGGAATTCTTCCCATTTTAGTACATTGTCTCCAATGTGATGATAA CCCTTCACTTCAGTTTGAAGCATTGTGGGCATTGACAAACATTGCATCTGGTACATCATCTCAAACTCAAGCAGTAGTCCAAGCTGGTGCCGTTCCACACTTCTTAAGGCTACTACATTCACCACATCAGCATGTCTGTGAACAAGCTGTGTGGGCTCTCGGAAACATTATCG GTGACGGTCCACAATGCCGAGACTATGTCATAGAGCTAGGAGTTGTCAAACCACTACTGGCATTTATTAACCCAAGTATAAGGCTTTCATTTCTTCGGAACGTGACGTGGGTGATAGTCAACCTGTGTCGAAACAAAGATCCACCACCATCAGTTGACACTATTCAAGAGATTCTACCAGCTTTACGTGTGCTTATACATCACACAGATACAAAT ATTCTAGTAGACACCGTGTGGGCATTATCATACCTAACAGACGGTGGTAATGAACAGATTCAGATGGTGATAGATTCTGAAGTTGTACCTTTCCTAGTTCCTTTACTAAGTCACCAAGAAGTTAAAGTTCAG ACAGCAGCGTTGAGGGCTGTAGGTAACATAGTGACGGGAACAGATGAACAAACTCAAGTAGTTCTCAATTGTGAAGTTCTCACACACTTCCCTGCACTATTATCACatcaaaaagaaaaaattaaCAAG GAAGCAGTTTGGTTTTTGTCAAACATCACAGCAGGCAACCAGCAACAAGTACAGGCAGTGATAGATGCAGGGCTGATACCACAAATTATTCACCATCTCAGTAGG ggaGATTTCCAAACACAGAAAGAAGCAGCGTGGGCCATTAGTAACTTAACCATCAGTGGTAACTGGCAGCAAGTCTACTACTGTGTTGAACAACATGTACTTGAaccattttgtaatttattaatTGTCAAAGACATGCAAGTCGTTCAAGTGGTCCTAGATGGTATCAACAATATTCTGAAAATGGCAGGTGAAAATGCACAGTATATTGCCAACATGATTGAAATGTGCAATG GTCTTGATAAGATTGAAGCAGCACAGAACCATGAAAATGTAGAGATTTATAAACTTGCCTATGAAATTATTGACAACTACTTTTCAACAGAG GATGATGAAGACACACAGGTAGCGCCAGAGATTACCCAACAAGGCTTCCAATTTGACCCAAATCCAACCATACCATCAGATGGATTCAAATTCTAA